A genome region from Pseudorca crassidens isolate mPseCra1 chromosome 20, mPseCra1.hap1, whole genome shotgun sequence includes the following:
- the MYADM gene encoding myeloid-associated differentiation marker, translating to MPVTVTRTTITTTSSSGPGFPTTVGSPRALTQPLGLLRLLQLISTCVAFSLVASVGAWTGAMGNWSMFTWCFCFAVTLIILIVELGGLQARFPLSWRNFPITYACYAALFCLSASIIYPTTYVQFLSHGRSRDHAIAATTFSCIACVAYATEVAWTRARPGEITGYMATVPGLLKVLETFVACVIFAFISNPYLYQHQPALEWCVAVYSICFILAAVAILLNLGDCTNMLPIPFPSFLSGLALLSVLFYATALIIWPLYQFNEKYHGQPWRSMDVSCSNRHTYYVCSWDRRLAVAILTAINLLAYVADLVYSARLVFVRA from the coding sequence ATGCCGGTGACGGTGACCCGCACCACCATCACGACCACGTCGTCCTCGGGCCCGGGCTTCCCGACCACCGTGGGGTCCCCTCGGGCACTGACCCAGCCCCTGGGCCTCCTCCGCCTGCTGCAGCTGATCTCCACCTGCGTGGCCTTCTCGCTGGTGGCCAGTGTGGGCGCTTGGACGGGCGCCATGGGTAACTGGTCCATGTTTACCTGGTGCTTCTGCTTCGCCGTGACCCTGATCATCCTCATCGTTGAGTTAGGCGGGCTCCAGGCCCGCTTCCCCCTGTCCTGGCGCAACTTTCCCATCACCTACGCTTGCTACGCCGCCCTCTTCTGCCTCTCGGCCTCCATCATCTACCCTACCACATATGTCCAGTTTTTGTCTCACGGCCGCTCCCGGGACCACGCCATTGCCGCCACCACCTTCTCCTGCATCGCTTGCGTGGCTTATGCCACCGAAGTGGCCTGGACCCGGGCACGACCCGGCGAGATCACTGGCTACATGGCCACCGTGCCAGGCCTGCTCAAGGTGCTGGAGACCTTCGTGGCCTGCGTCATCTTCGCCTTCATCAGCAACCCCTACCTGTACCAGCACCAGCCGGCCCTAGAGTGGTGTGTGGCCGTGTACTCCATCTGCTTCATCCTGGCGGCCGTGGCCATCCTGCTGAACCTGGGCGACTGCACCAACATGCTGCCCATCCCCTTCCCCAGTTTCCTGTCCGGGCTGGCCCTGCTCTCCGTCCTCTTCTACGCCACGGCTCTGATCATCTGGCCGCTCTACCAGTTCAACGAGAAGTACCACGGCCAGCCCTGGCGGTCCATGGATGTGAGCTGCAGCAACAGGCACACCTACTACGTGTGCTCCTGGGACCGCCGACTGGCTGTGGCCATCTTGACAGCCATCAACCTGCTGGCTTACGTGGCCGACCTGGTGTACTCGGCCCGCCTGGTTTTTGTCAGGGCCTGA